Proteins found in one Plasmodium malariae genome assembly, chromosome: 13 genomic segment:
- the PmUG01_13027500 gene encoding HP12 protein homolog, putative, with amino-acid sequence MTVCSGCGVVTDTTICCPICLKHNKQIFYCSQECFEKNYSDHKKIHYFMKIMNSEEMHNRLYENNPKSEDPKLPVIILTGDKGNINDNESTDYSVNGNVNLNEIRKRNEINDVVNEVANEVASEVANEVASEVANEVASEVASEVANNLANDVANGTLNSISNGVAKGISKDDLLSEEHKRKNEVMPIFRTEHNRSNAIQFTSVDNNTKGMKKYDSSNFFSNNSEYNIHAKSGIFENMHRKKNYNKYRNIKNNYLSDDDITGEDSKNNIHKNNLKKNKSNSYMNSIIGYLFSNKYNMILPYYTDMSVKLDKINSKNIKMKNKLSDKKIMEIKKQLKIKKIFRLTILLVIISIIIILSTCIFSYILETSQKNIQINSENLLNKRNTNKNSDILELKSYINVIEDLRKEISEMKEVLYMHNIYINKNFNLNNSYSIFNNFNKMKPSVTSSYNKKLSDKVGSLTSHLYYNDPVSSSSGSYNNIANMQEDEKEQGTGSAQFTQYRYDINDIHQLSSVTDEKFVNNGSSNQVINGEDEKLAQIRSVSQVFGTSGAENLTVSVNNSGSTKGSNNSNENEIAGLESEKKEQHYTLNEKRNEQSTDANSNEHELTVENIKNFIKNHNESNDYEYAKISNVIVNEEKPINSKSAITDGKGIINDKEDTDMKNLKNENLIQSHQIKEKHIKYSSKMEDNENGVNIEKKFVNNKMNKKKQNTI; translated from the coding sequence ATGACTGTATGTTCGGGCTGCGGAGTTGTTACGGATACCACTATTTGTTGCCCCATTTGTTTAAAACACAACAAGCAGATATTTTATTGCTCGCAAGaatgttttgaaaaaaattacagtgatcataaaaaaattcattatttcatgaaaattatgaatagcGAAGAAATGCATAACAGACTATATGAAAACAACCCTAAGAGCGAGGACCCAAAGTTGCCTGTAATCATTTTGACAGGCGATAAGGGAAATATAAACGATAATGAAAGTACAGACTATAGTGTTAACGGGAATGTAAACCTGAACGAGAtcagaaaaagaaatgagaTAAATGACGTAGTAAATGAAGTAGCAAATGAAGTGGCAAGTGAAGTAGCAAATGAAGTGGCAAGTGAAGTAGCAAATGAAGTGGCAAGTGAAGTGGCAAGTGAAGTAGCAAATAATCTAGCAAATGATGTAGCAAATGGCACATTAAATAGCATATCAAACGGCGTGGCAAAGGGGATTTCAAAAGATGATTTACTTAGTGAAGAACATAAACGTAAGAATGAAGTAATGCCAATTTTCCGAACTGAACATAATCGATCAAATGCTATTCAATTCACAAGTGTAGATAATAACACAAAAGGAATGAAGAAGTATGATTCAAGTAACTTCTTTAGTAACAACagtgaatataatatacacgCGAAAAGTGGGATCTTTGAAAATATgcacagaaaaaaaaattataacaaataccgaaatattaaaaataattatttgtcTGATGATGATATAACTGGAGAAGATtcgaaaaataatatacataaaaataatttaaaaaaaaataaatccaATTCTTATATGAACAGTATTATAGGATATTTATTTTCGAATAAGTACAATATGATTTTGCCATACTATACGGACATGTCAGTTAAacttgataaaataaattcgaaaaatataaaaatgaaaaataaattaagtgataaaaaaattatggaaataaaaaaacaattaaagataaaaaaaatatttcgaCTTACAATTCTTTTAGTAATCAtttcaattattattattttatcgacatgtatattttcatatatattagaaacgTCACAAAAAAATATCCAAATAAATtctgaaaatttattaaataaacgtaatactaataaaaattcagatatattagaattgaaatcatatataaatgtaattgAGGATTTACGAAAAGAAATATCTGAAATGAAAGAAGTTCTGTACatgcataatatttatataaataaaaattttaacctGAACAATTCATACAgtatttttaacaatttcAATAAAATGAAACCGAGTGTTACCTCTTCCTACAATAAGAAACTGTCAGATAAAGTAGGTAGTTTAACATCTCACTTATATTATAACGATCCTGTATCTTCTTCTAGTGGAAGTTATAACAACATTGCTAATATGCAAGAAGACGAAAAAGAACAAGGAACTGGCTCAGCACAATTTACGCAATACCGTTATGACATTAATGATATCCATCAGTTAAGCAGTGTAACTGATgaaaaatttgttaataatgGTAGCTCTAATCAAGTTATAAACGGGGAGGATGAGAAACTTGCGCAAATTCGCAGTGTGTCCCAAGTGTTTGGCACAAGCGGCGCGGAAAATTTAACCGTTAGTGTGAATAACAGTGGTAGTACCAAGGGTAGTAATAACTCAAACGAAAACGAGATTGCTGGTCTGGAGAgcgaaaaaaaggaacaacaTTATACTTTGAATGAAAAACGAAACGAACAAAGTACGGACGCAAATTCAAATGAACATGAACTGACtgtagaaaatattaaaaattttataaaaaatcataatGAATCAAATGATTATGAGTACGCAAAAATAAGTAATGTAATtgtaaatgaagaaaaaccTATAAATTCAAAAAGTGCTATAACAGATGGCAAGGGGATTATTAACGATAAAGAAGATACagatatgaaaaatttgaaaaacgAAAATTTAATACAAAGCCatcaaataaaagaaaaacatataaaatattcctcCAAAATGGAAGACAATGAAAATGGAGTCaacattgaaaaaaaatttgttaataacaagatgaacaaaaaaaagcaaaacaCAATTTGA
- the PmUG01_13027600 gene encoding protein-L-isoaspartate(D-aspartate) O-methyltransferase, putative, with the protein MYYSLLKVLIYKTFLRICFDLSRKLTSESQLTSLLFCKHIERVNKFSYLKPLKYNLQRKTEKYTRINTMYTLAENNHKSLIDNLKNRGIIDDDEVYDTMLQVDRGKYIKENPYVDTPVYISHGVTISSPHMHALSLKRLMNVLKPGSRAIDVGSGYLTVCMAIRTNVLENKNSFVIGLERVKDVVNFSIENIKRDKPELLHIDNFKIIHKNIYQVNEQEKEELGLFDAIHVGASASELPEILIDLLAENGKLIIPLEEGYTQVLYEITKKNGKIIKDRLFDVCFVTLKKN; encoded by the exons ATGTACTATTCACTTTTAAAAgtacttatttataaaacatttttaagaatttGTTTTGATCTTTCACGAAAGTTAACATCGGAATCACAATTAACAAGTTTGTTATTTTGCAAGCATATTGAAAGGGTTAACAAATTTTCTTATCTCAAGCCtttgaaatataatttgCAAAGGAAAACTGAAAAATACACTAGAATAAATACTATGTACACTTTAGCAGAAAATAATCATAAAAGCTTAATTGATAATCTTAAAAATAGAGGAATAATTGACGATGATGAAGTATATGACACAATGTTACAG GTGGACCGAGGGaaatacataaaagaaaatccCTATGTGGACACACCAGTGTATATTAGTCATGGTGTTACCATATCTTCTCCTCACATGCATGCCTTATCATTAAAGCGATTAATGAATGTGCTAAAGCCAGGATCGCGAGCAATTGATGTTG GGTCAGGTTATTTAACGGTATGTATGGCTATAAGAACAAATGTgctggaaaataaaaattcttttgtAATAGGATTAGAGAGAGTAAAAGATGTAGTAAATTTTtctattgaaaatataaaacgtGACAAACCTGAGTTATTACATAtagataattttaaaattattcacaaaaatatttatcaagTAAATGAACAAGAAAAAGAGGAATTGGGTTTATTCGACGCTATTCATGTAGGTGCATCAGCCAGCGAACTTCCAGAGATTTTAATTGATTTATTAGCAGAAAATGGTAAATTGATTATACCCTTAGAAGAGGGATATACACAagttttatatgaaattaccaaaaagaatggaaaaattattaaagatAGATTATTTGATGTTTGTTTTGttactttaaaaaagaattaa